A window from Desulfovibrio desulfuricans encodes these proteins:
- the yidC gene encoding membrane protein insertase YidC — MQDGKNLIIAILLCLVVIVGWSYVSEYMGWVRKPDPAIVAQQQQAQQQAAQQQQAQQTAATAQQAMPVFTPAPGRDLTVNSPLYEAVFHTGGGALRSFKLKQYQTGLAVDSPLVNLVDPKTAAVAPLGLVVNSQPSWSTGQWSVEGNENGLNIGAGQQGVLRFDGEVDNLRVIREMTFSSDTYLIREKVRVVNTTDQARSVRVSYTVAADASNAAGDRYDAMRLAWDNDGSLGEESSPKTLETTGAQVAGKIYWAGTMSTYFLAAVLPGDTSNVTVKGRMQQNVFRAAVEEPEVMLGPGQERELTVSYWVGPKERAKLAAVSDQLAKSIDLGMFHVIAKGLLWLLEFFQKYVNNWGVAIILLTVLIKALFWPLTAKSYASMEKMKKLQPHMVAIREKHKDNKELMNKEVMALYKTYGVNPASGCVPILIQMPVFFGLYQALLTSIELRHAPFITYLPGTDIIWLADLSAKDPFYITPVIMGLTMFIQQKMSPPATDPTQQKIMMFLPLIFTAMFLSFPSGLVVYWLVNNILSIAQQRMMAKKFSTSAAK; from the coding sequence ATGCAAGACGGAAAAAATCTGATCATCGCCATCCTTTTGTGCCTCGTCGTTATTGTGGGCTGGAGTTACGTGTCCGAGTACATGGGCTGGGTCCGCAAGCCTGATCCGGCCATTGTTGCCCAGCAACAGCAGGCGCAGCAGCAGGCTGCCCAGCAGCAACAGGCCCAGCAGACCGCCGCAACCGCGCAGCAGGCCATGCCCGTATTCACGCCCGCCCCGGGCCGCGACCTCACGGTCAACTCCCCCCTTTATGAAGCCGTTTTTCACACTGGCGGCGGCGCGCTACGCTCCTTCAAGCTCAAGCAGTATCAGACTGGACTCGCGGTGGATTCCCCGCTGGTCAACCTTGTTGACCCCAAGACCGCCGCAGTTGCCCCGCTGGGTCTGGTGGTGAACAGCCAGCCCTCGTGGAGCACTGGCCAGTGGTCTGTGGAAGGCAATGAAAATGGCCTGAATATCGGTGCCGGTCAGCAGGGTGTGCTGCGCTTTGACGGCGAGGTGGACAACCTGCGCGTTATCCGCGAAATGACCTTCAGCTCTGATACCTATCTTATCCGCGAAAAAGTCCGCGTGGTGAACACCACGGATCAGGCCCGCAGCGTTCGCGTCAGCTACACTGTGGCCGCCGATGCCAGCAATGCCGCAGGCGACCGTTACGATGCCATGCGCCTTGCCTGGGACAACGATGGAAGCCTTGGCGAAGAATCTTCGCCCAAAACGCTTGAAACCACAGGTGCGCAGGTTGCTGGCAAGATTTACTGGGCTGGCACCATGAGCACCTATTTTCTTGCTGCGGTGCTGCCTGGCGACACGAGCAACGTGACCGTCAAGGGCCGCATGCAGCAGAACGTGTTCCGCGCTGCCGTTGAAGAGCCTGAAGTGATGCTCGGCCCCGGCCAGGAGCGCGAACTTACGGTTTCTTACTGGGTTGGCCCCAAGGAACGCGCCAAGCTTGCCGCTGTTTCTGACCAGCTTGCCAAGAGTATTGACCTCGGCATGTTCCATGTGATCGCCAAGGGCTTGCTGTGGCTGCTTGAATTTTTCCAGAAGTACGTGAACAACTGGGGCGTGGCCATCATTTTGCTGACGGTCCTCATCAAGGCCCTGTTCTGGCCCCTTACGGCCAAGAGCTACGCCTCCATGGAAAAGATGAAGAAGCTTCAGCCGCACATGGTGGCTATCCGCGAGAAGCACAAGGACAACAAGGAGCTCATGAACAAGGAAGTCATGGCGCTCTACAAGACCTACGGGGTTAACCCGGCCAGCGGCTGTGTGCCCATTCTCATCCAGATGCCCGTGTTCTTTGGCCTGTATCAGGCCCTGCTCACGTCCATCGAGTTGCGTCACGCGCCCTTCATCACCTATCTGCCCGGCACTGACATCATCTGGCTGGCTGACCTTTCGGCTAAAGACCCGTTCTACATCACGCCCGTCATCATGGGCCTGACCATGTTTATCCAGCAGAAAATGAGCCCCCCGGCCACTGATCCCACCCAGCAGAAGATCATGATGTTCCTGCCGTTGATCTTCACCGCCATGTTCCTGAGCTTCCCCTCGGGCCTCGTGGTGTACTGGCTGGTCAACAACATCCTGTCCATTGCGCAGCAGAGGATGATGGCGAAGAAGTTCTCTACATCCGCAGCGAAGTAG
- the yidD gene encoding membrane protein insertion efficiency factor YidD, translated as MSHLLRNLCILPIRVYQLCISPVLPPACRFYPTCSAYAAEAIMTHGIFRGGWLALKRLARCHPWGGSGYDPVPPPRRPRDVPPLSQE; from the coding sequence ATGAGTCATTTGCTGCGTAATCTGTGCATATTACCCATACGCGTTTACCAGCTTTGCATCTCGCCAGTGCTTCCCCCCGCCTGTCGGTTTTATCCCACCTGTTCCGCCTATGCCGCAGAGGCCATCATGACCCACGGCATATTCCGGGGCGGCTGGCTTGCGCTCAAGCGTCTTGCCCGCTGCCACCCCTGGGGCGGTTCAGGCTATGATCCTGTTCCACCACCAAGACGTCCCCGTGACGTCCCGCCACTGTCCCAGGAGTGA
- the rnpA gene encoding ribonuclease P protein component yields the protein MNQNGLPQHLRIRRRAEFVACYERGRRLHTEHFLVFVLSGNSPGLAARTGMAVSRKVGNAVVRNRVKRLLREFYRLHRSDLPKEADIVTVAKKHAGEAALDLASVAAELLPLMRRVVRREPGRPALDGLP from the coding sequence ATGAATCAGAATGGTTTGCCGCAGCACCTGCGGATACGTCGAAGGGCGGAATTCGTGGCGTGCTATGAGCGGGGCAGGCGTCTGCATACCGAGCATTTCCTTGTTTTTGTGCTGTCGGGCAATAGTCCCGGTCTAGCTGCGCGCACTGGCATGGCTGTTTCCCGCAAGGTAGGCAATGCTGTTGTGCGCAATCGCGTCAAAAGGCTGCTGAGGGAATTTTATCGACTGCATCGCAGCGATTTGCCCAAGGAAGCTGACATCGTTACCGTTGCTAAAAAGCATGCCGGAGAGGCTGCGCTGGATTTGGCCAGCGTAGCCGCCGAGCTTTTGCCGCTGATGCGGCGCGTGGTTCGGCGAGAGCCGGGCCGTCCGGCATTGGATGGGCTGCCATGA
- the rpmH gene encoding 50S ribosomal protein L34 produces the protein MKRTYQPSKIRRARTHGFRTRMATPSGRAIIRRRRAKGRKVLSA, from the coding sequence ATGAAAAGAACATATCAGCCGAGCAAAATCAGAAGGGCCCGCACTCACGGGTTCCGCACCCGCATGGCCACCCCCAGCGGGCGCGCCATCATCCGTCGTCGCCGCGCCAAGGGCCGTAAGGTTCTGAGCGCCTAG
- the thrB gene encoding homoserine kinase: MSSKPDLTAAPAMPAPCITLIGMAGAGKSTVGSALAQELGWAFVDSDHLIEAAYGARLQDITDKLGKAAFLDTEGKVICAIKANRTVIATGGSVIYRDAAMRHLAALGPVVYIDVPFHLIEERIARNPERGIAMNPGEKLEDIFNERKALYTYYATLRCPAEGKNPAQCARWIRDHLPEGFLKGDAA, from the coding sequence ATGTCCAGCAAGCCGGATTTAACAGCAGCCCCCGCGATGCCAGCCCCCTGCATAACACTTATAGGCATGGCCGGAGCGGGTAAATCCACTGTGGGTTCAGCCCTGGCGCAGGAGCTGGGATGGGCTTTTGTTGACAGCGACCACCTGATCGAAGCCGCCTACGGCGCACGCCTGCAAGACATTACCGACAAATTGGGCAAGGCAGCCTTTCTGGATACCGAGGGCAAGGTAATCTGCGCCATCAAGGCCAACCGAACGGTCATAGCCACAGGCGGCAGCGTCATCTACCGCGATGCGGCCATGCGGCATCTGGCTGCGCTTGGGCCTGTTGTCTATATTGATGTGCCCTTTCATCTGATTGAAGAACGCATCGCCCGCAATCCTGAACGTGGCATTGCCATGAATCCCGGCGAGAAGCTTGAGGATATTTTTAACGAACGCAAGGCCCTGTACACATATTACGCAACCCTGCGTTGCCCCGCCGAGGGTAAAAATCCGGCCCAGTGCGCGCGCTGGATTCGCGATCACCTGCCCGAGGGTTTTCTGAAAGGCGATGCAGCCTGA
- a CDS encoding translation initiation factor 2 → MRKILALILTLGLTTGGCAWFGGSSSTDEEIKPAQPQEQTAAPEPTPAPVAPAKDAKGKKGKTKAEKAAEVKPVATKKGAKTEAQVAAELTMVGHKLAAQAARTVMPSKSSREVRQDGKDYVGTYIDVDSSNVTTELRPSPTGQYVGFIRYQERVMDCRGKTRQEAMSTASCEQVKARNINELIRFDGSTWQY, encoded by the coding sequence ATGCGTAAGATTCTGGCACTCATTCTCACGTTGGGGTTGACCACTGGCGGTTGCGCCTGGTTTGGCGGCTCTTCTTCCACTGATGAAGAAATAAAGCCCGCTCAGCCGCAGGAACAGACCGCAGCCCCTGAACCGACCCCGGCCCCTGTAGCTCCTGCCAAGGACGCTAAGGGCAAGAAGGGTAAAACCAAGGCCGAAAAAGCGGCTGAAGTTAAGCCCGTTGCCACCAAAAAAGGCGCGAAGACCGAAGCTCAGGTCGCCGCCGAACTCACTATGGTGGGCCACAAGCTGGCTGCTCAGGCTGCCCGCACTGTGATGCCTTCCAAGTCTTCCAGGGAAGTGCGCCAGGACGGCAAGGATTACGTGGGGACCTACATTGATGTGGACTCTTCCAACGTGACCACTGAATTGCGCCCCAGCCCCACTGGTCAGTACGTCGGCTTTATCCGGTATCAGGAAAGGGTAATGGATTGCCGTGGCAAGACCCGTCAGGAAGCTATGTCTACTGCTTCTTGCGAACAGGTCAAGGCTCGCAACATTAACGAACTGATCCGTTTTGACGGTTCGACCTGGCAGTATTAG
- a CDS encoding OmpA family protein, whose protein sequence is MKSFRLLALAAALVLSYAVAAAAAPACNKKIESFDFVVDYSGSMMMKNDKLKQDKIVVAKNVLTRINAAIPALSYNGGLHTLSPNGAIIAQGPWDRAAMAAGLKKLSSNFDIFGRMTSMGNGLQAYEPFISSMKRDAALILVTDGDNNRGTDLVQVVSQMYASQRNLVVHVISLADTPNGEATIKKIGALNSNAVVVRGEELATSDAAVERFVLSVFCKDEDVIVLRGVHFAFNSYALDGKAMGILNEAATLIKNNPNKRVVLSGWTDFVGSDAYNMKLSQERASSVKNYLVKQGIPSSRMTAIGRGKSFKYDNKTDEGRAMNRRTEVSFE, encoded by the coding sequence ATGAAATCGTTTCGTCTTCTTGCTCTTGCGGCCGCTCTTGTTCTGAGCTACGCCGTGGCCGCTGCGGCCGCTCCGGCTTGTAACAAGAAAATTGAGAGCTTCGACTTCGTAGTGGACTATTCTGGTTCCATGATGATGAAGAACGACAAGCTGAAGCAGGACAAGATTGTTGTGGCCAAAAATGTGCTTACGCGCATCAACGCCGCTATCCCCGCTCTGAGCTACAATGGTGGCTTGCACACCCTTTCGCCCAACGGCGCCATCATTGCCCAGGGTCCTTGGGATCGCGCCGCCATGGCCGCTGGCCTCAAGAAGCTGAGCAGCAACTTTGATATTTTTGGCCGCATGACCAGCATGGGCAACGGCCTGCAGGCGTATGAACCCTTCATCTCCAGCATGAAGCGCGACGCCGCCCTGATCCTCGTGACCGACGGCGACAACAACCGTGGTACCGACCTCGTGCAGGTTGTGAGCCAGATGTACGCCAGCCAGCGTAACCTGGTTGTGCATGTGATCTCCCTGGCCGACACCCCCAATGGTGAAGCCACCATCAAAAAGATCGGCGCCCTGAACTCCAACGCCGTTGTGGTGCGTGGTGAAGAACTGGCCACCAGCGATGCCGCTGTTGAACGCTTTGTGCTTTCCGTGTTCTGCAAGGACGAAGACGTCATCGTGCTGCGCGGCGTGCACTTCGCTTTCAATTCCTATGCTCTTGACGGCAAGGCCATGGGCATCCTGAACGAAGCCGCCACCCTGATCAAGAACAACCCCAACAAGCGCGTTGTTCTCTCCGGCTGGACCGACTTTGTGGGTTCCGATGCTTACAACATGAAGCTTTCGCAGGAACGCGCCAGCTCCGTGAAGAACTACCTCGTGAAGCAGGGCATCCCCTCCAGCCGCATGACCGCCATTGGCCGCGGCAAGTCCTTCAAGTATGACAACAAGACCGACGAAGGTCGCGCCATGAACCGGCGCACCGAAGTGTCCTTCGAGTAA
- the cbiD gene encoding cobalt-precorrin-5B (C(1))-methyltransferase CbiD, translated as MAEKLREGFTTGSAATGAALAALQLLRTGTAPDAIPVPLPPFRAQGAHNQCKNTNGLPEPRGWLRLKIEHCAAGPAPELGAAWAAAEADAANGLADPPPPDIIAIAHASIIKDGGDDPDATSGARITATVVESALPPTHLPANQAEDAARQAPAHNAEGGSPDTTVAYPDHIIIKGGPGVGRVTLPGLPVPVGQAAVNPVPRQQITYALQAQEQKYAAALQCRTRLTVFVSVPAGAQLAHKTFNPRLGIEGGISILGTQGTVRPFSHDAWKATIEQGLAVARATGCHCACLTTGRRSERLLMERYPDLPERCFVQVADFAQFSLQAVGSMQFERIIWGCFFGKLVKLAQGHAYTHAKDSTLDMQALAQLASEAGAACADAITRCVTAAHALELLLADSAGTETIKRVAQQAARTAQLFAGRPVSLHLFHTDGRELLAL; from the coding sequence ATGGCTGAAAAGCTTCGGGAAGGGTTCACTACCGGCAGCGCAGCAACAGGGGCAGCGCTGGCCGCACTGCAACTGTTGCGCACGGGCACAGCGCCGGATGCAATCCCGGTGCCCCTGCCCCCTTTTAGGGCTCAGGGCGCACACAATCAGTGCAAAAACACCAATGGCCTGCCCGAGCCTCGGGGCTGGCTGCGCCTGAAGATTGAACACTGCGCCGCAGGGCCTGCGCCGGAACTGGGTGCGGCATGGGCCGCTGCCGAAGCTGACGCCGCAAACGGGCTGGCCGATCCGCCTCCACCGGATATCATTGCCATTGCCCACGCCAGCATAATCAAGGACGGCGGCGATGACCCTGACGCCACGTCTGGCGCGCGCATAACGGCCACGGTGGTGGAGAGCGCGCTGCCCCCCACGCATCTCCCTGCAAACCAGGCCGAGGATGCGGCACGGCAGGCACCCGCCCATAACGCAGAGGGGGGATCACCCGACACGACAGTTGCATACCCCGACCACATCATTATAAAGGGAGGGCCGGGGGTGGGGCGCGTCACCCTGCCGGGCTTGCCTGTGCCCGTTGGCCAGGCTGCCGTCAACCCGGTGCCGCGCCAACAGATAACTTACGCCCTGCAAGCGCAGGAGCAGAAATATGCCGCTGCCCTCCAGTGCCGCACCCGGCTGACGGTATTTGTCAGCGTGCCTGCTGGCGCGCAACTGGCGCACAAGACCTTCAACCCCAGATTGGGTATTGAAGGCGGCATTTCCATATTGGGAACCCAGGGCACGGTGCGTCCGTTCAGCCATGATGCGTGGAAGGCCACTATCGAACAGGGGCTTGCCGTGGCCCGCGCCACAGGCTGCCATTGCGCATGCCTGACCACGGGAAGGCGCTCGGAACGGCTGCTTATGGAGCGCTACCCCGACCTGCCGGAGCGCTGCTTTGTACAGGTGGCGGATTTTGCGCAGTTCTCCCTGCAAGCTGTGGGGAGCATGCAGTTTGAGCGCATTATCTGGGGCTGTTTTTTTGGTAAACTGGTCAAGCTGGCCCAAGGGCATGCGTACACTCATGCAAAGGATTCCACGCTGGACATGCAGGCCCTTGCGCAGCTTGCCAGCGAAGCTGGCGCTGCCTGCGCGGATGCTATCACCCGGTGCGTAACAGCGGCTCACGCACTGGAACTGCTGCTGGCAGACAGCGCAGGAACAGAGACTATCAAGCGGGTGGCGCAACAGGCGGCGCGCACCGCGCAACTTTTTGCAGGCCGCCCCGTGAGCTTGCACCTTTTTCACACTGACGGCAGGGAATTATTGGCGTTATGA
- the cbiE gene encoding precorrin-6y C5,15-methyltransferase (decarboxylating) subunit CbiE has protein sequence MKQQVSLPGFAVPTHTPDTQTRDDDAANAVPAEALAAGLLETPGEHSAEEPITHATADVDEQAADSPEFPADDPAAAPNICAVAEPAATCNAADADTARVDAPITADEALPCADNANTETADADASDNDEPLLMDSAPASTDAAPATPAELPAESAATAATNTLAANTAQAAPEAESAPAITAPAAATPASPAVAGTAEQDDWPPMSEMLQSFFVFEPTTVAPEPITVMGLDCARPRGLAGLAEAQRQLAEQADVICAGRMLLEEFSGSSLESSNGATGGATSGTDGSSTESHPAGDQENPPAAGPALKARLLPLTTPLEPLLTRLSQLRAAGERVLVLADGDPLLFGIGATLVRRMGPDAVRLLPAVSSLQQACARLSLPWHKVICLSLHGRDDLRPLNVACGKNAPLCILTDARMSPDVLARHLLDRGVDWFDAHIFERMGAADECVSHLSLADAAGREFGPACTMVLIPMAPARRPHLGLDADQLAVDRGLISKKPVRAAALALLRIEAGHVVWDLGSGSGAVALEASVLAHEGRVIAVERSAGRAMGIQENRRRFGAANVEVRLGQAPDCLPGLPDPQRVFIGGGLSGDDGDDILGHVCLRLPVGGRVVVSCVLLDSFSLCRRFFEDMGWPVEILQISASEGKSLGGDVHLAAMNPVFLLAAQKPAPAPIQSGAQPEGR, from the coding sequence ATGAAACAACAGGTCTCACTGCCCGGCTTTGCCGTTCCAACCCACACGCCCGACACCCAGACACGGGACGATGACGCAGCCAACGCCGTTCCGGCCGAGGCTCTTGCCGCTGGCCTGCTGGAGACTCCCGGCGAGCATTCTGCTGAAGAGCCCATTACGCATGCCACTGCCGATGTTGATGAGCAGGCTGCCGACTCGCCGGAATTTCCTGCTGACGACCCGGCGGCTGCCCCAAATATCTGCGCAGTTGCGGAGCCCGCCGCTACATGCAACGCCGCCGACGCAGACACTGCACGCGTTGATGCCCCGATTACCGCTGATGAAGCGCTGCCTTGCGCTGATAATGCGAATACCGAAACGGCAGATGCGGACGCATCAGACAATGATGAGCCCCTCCTTATGGATTCCGCTCCCGCATCCACGGATGCCGCCCCTGCCACGCCCGCAGAGCTGCCAGCCGAATCCGCTGCAACAGCAGCTACAAACACACTTGCCGCCAACACCGCACAGGCCGCACCTGAGGCCGAAAGCGCGCCTGCCATTACTGCACCCGCCGCCGCTACGCCCGCCAGCCCTGCCGTTGCGGGCACAGCCGAGCAGGATGACTGGCCGCCCATGTCGGAAATGTTGCAGTCATTCTTTGTTTTTGAGCCAACGACTGTCGCGCCGGAACCCATCACGGTCATGGGCCTCGACTGCGCACGCCCGCGAGGTCTGGCAGGTCTGGCCGAAGCCCAGCGTCAACTGGCGGAACAAGCCGACGTGATCTGCGCCGGACGCATGCTGCTGGAGGAATTTTCCGGCAGCAGTCTGGAATCCAGCAACGGAGCAACCGGGGGCGCAACCAGTGGCACAGACGGGAGTTCGACAGAAAGCCATCCCGCAGGCGATCAGGAGAACCCTCCCGCAGCAGGCCCTGCCCTCAAGGCGCGGCTACTGCCCCTGACCACGCCGCTGGAACCGCTGCTCACCCGGCTCAGCCAGTTGCGGGCCGCTGGAGAGCGTGTGCTTGTGCTGGCAGACGGCGACCCACTGCTTTTTGGCATCGGCGCAACCCTAGTGCGCCGCATGGGGCCGGATGCCGTGCGTCTGCTGCCCGCTGTCAGTTCCCTGCAGCAGGCTTGCGCGCGCCTTTCCCTACCGTGGCACAAGGTTATCTGCCTCTCCCTGCACGGGCGCGATGATTTGCGCCCTCTCAACGTGGCCTGCGGCAAGAATGCCCCGCTCTGCATCCTGACTGATGCGCGCATGTCGCCCGATGTGCTCGCCCGCCACCTGCTCGACCGTGGGGTGGACTGGTTTGATGCCCATATTTTTGAGCGCATGGGCGCTGCCGATGAATGCGTCAGCCACCTGAGCCTGGCCGATGCCGCCGGGCGCGAATTTGGCCCGGCCTGCACAATGGTGCTGATACCAATGGCTCCGGCCCGCCGCCCGCATCTTGGGCTTGACGCCGACCAGCTTGCGGTTGACCGGGGCCTCATAAGCAAAAAACCTGTGCGCGCCGCCGCTCTGGCGCTGCTGCGCATTGAAGCCGGGCACGTGGTGTGGGATCTCGGTTCCGGCTCGGGCGCTGTGGCTCTTGAAGCTTCCGTGCTGGCGCACGAGGGCCGCGTGATCGCGGTGGAACGCTCCGCCGGGCGCGCCATGGGCATTCAGGAAAACCGCCGCCGCTTTGGCGCGGCCAATGTGGAAGTGCGCCTCGGGCAAGCCCCCGACTGCCTGCCCGGCCTGCCTGATCCGCAGCGGGTATTTATCGGCGGCGGCCTTTCCGGCGATGACGGCGATGACATTTTGGGGCACGTATGCCTGCGCCTCCCCGTAGGAGGCCGCGTGGTGGTCAGTTGTGTGCTTCTGGACAGTTTCAGCCTGTGCCGTCGCTTTTTTGAAGACATGGGCTGGCCTGTGGAAATTCTGCAAATCAGCGCGTCTGAAGGCAAGAGCCTTGGCGGCGATGTTCATCTGGCGGCCATGAATCCCGTATTTTTGCTCGCCGCCCAAAAACCCGCGCCTGCTCCCATTCAGTCCGGCGCACAGCCCGAAGGCAGGTAG
- the cobM gene encoding precorrin-4 C(11)-methyltransferase → MDSAQQTGITPGIVTFVGAGPGDPDLMTIKGRKAIEQAALVLYAGSLVPREVVACAAPNAMVVDSAPLNLEQCHALVRATALAGRSVARVHTGDPSLYGALREQAALLDADGIPWRVVPGVTAACAAAAAAGITFTVPEVTQSLIISRLEGRTPVPAREHLHLLAQHGASMAVYLSAASAQALQDELSRSLPPETHIFCAHMVSWPEEQLHWTTLGELAQCITSHNLTRQTVFLVLPAESCEGAPSRLYAADFSHGYRAAKS, encoded by the coding sequence ATGGACAGCGCGCAGCAGACCGGGATCACGCCCGGCATCGTTACATTTGTGGGCGCAGGGCCGGGTGATCCAGACCTCATGACCATCAAGGGGCGCAAGGCCATTGAGCAGGCCGCCCTCGTGCTCTATGCGGGTTCGCTGGTGCCGCGCGAGGTGGTTGCCTGCGCCGCGCCCAACGCCATGGTTGTGGATTCCGCCCCGCTGAATCTCGAGCAGTGCCATGCGCTGGTGCGGGCAACCGCACTGGCGGGCCGCTCCGTGGCCCGTGTGCATACGGGCGACCCATCCCTGTACGGTGCGTTGCGCGAGCAGGCCGCCCTGCTGGATGCGGACGGCATCCCCTGGCGTGTGGTGCCGGGCGTTACCGCCGCCTGTGCGGCTGCGGCTGCGGCGGGCATTACCTTTACCGTGCCGGAAGTAACCCAGAGCCTCATTATCAGCCGCCTTGAGGGCCGTACCCCCGTCCCGGCGCGTGAGCATCTGCACCTGCTGGCGCAGCATGGGGCCTCCATGGCCGTATACCTCTCCGCAGCGTCGGCTCAGGCTCTTCAGGACGAACTCTCGCGCAGCCTGCCGCCCGAAACACACATTTTTTGCGCCCACATGGTCAGCTGGCCCGAGGAACAACTGCACTGGACCACGCTGGGCGAACTGGCCCAGTGCATAACCAGCCACAACCTCACCCGTCAGACCGTTTTTCTTGTGCTGCCCGCAGAAAGCTGCGAGGGCGCGCCCTCCCGCCTGTACGCCGCCGATTTTTCGCACGGCTACCGCGCAGCCAAAAGCTGA